One segment of Pseudophaeobacter arcticus DSM 23566 DNA contains the following:
- the hpaH gene encoding 2-oxo-hept-4-ene-1,7-dioate hydratase: MTPQDHARAAADLLQAESSGQQIGLLTKRHPDMGMDDAYAVQNAIYRAKLAAGQKVIGWKIGLTSKAMQYALNIDIPDSGILFDDMLFETGATVPAGRFIQPRIEAEIAFVMKTPIGGAEVTRAQVIAATDYVTPSIEILDTRILRADPETGQTRSVFDTISDNAANAGIVLGRECHSLDAHDLRWVGAITSRNGEVEETGLGAGVLNDPVESVVWLARRMAQYGQSIEPGQVILSGSFIRPVECPSGSDIHADFGAFGSVDIRFA; this comes from the coding sequence ATGACGCCACAGGACCACGCCCGGGCCGCCGCCGATCTGTTGCAGGCCGAGTCCAGTGGCCAGCAGATCGGCCTGCTGACCAAACGCCACCCGGACATGGGCATGGATGACGCCTATGCGGTGCAAAACGCCATCTACCGCGCCAAACTGGCGGCGGGTCAAAAGGTGATCGGCTGGAAGATCGGCCTCACCTCCAAGGCGATGCAATATGCGCTCAACATCGACATTCCCGACAGCGGTATCCTGTTTGACGATATGCTGTTTGAAACCGGCGCCACGGTGCCAGCGGGGCGGTTTATCCAGCCCCGCATTGAGGCCGAAATCGCCTTTGTGATGAAAACCCCCATCGGCGGCGCCGAGGTCACCCGCGCGCAAGTCATTGCCGCCACTGATTATGTGACGCCCTCGATCGAGATCCTGGATACCCGCATCCTGCGCGCAGACCCGGAAACCGGCCAGACCCGCAGCGTCTTTGACACCATCAGCGACAATGCCGCCAATGCAGGTATCGTGCTGGGCCGCGAGTGCCACAGCCTTGACGCCCATGATCTGCGCTGGGTCGGAGCCATCACCAGCCGCAATGGCGAGGTCGAGGAAACCGGTCTGGGCGCGGGCGTATTGAATGATCCGGTGGAAAGCGTTGTCTGGCTGGCCCGGCGCATGGCGCAATATGGCCAAAGCATCGAACCGGGCCAGGTGATCCTCTCCGGCAGCTTTATCCGGCCTGTTGAATGCCCCTCGGGCAGCGACATCCACGCTGATTTTGGTGCCTTTGGTTCGGTTGACATTCGCTTCGCCTAA
- a CDS encoding 5-carboxymethyl-2-hydroxymuconate Delta-isomerase has protein sequence MPHFQIEYSGNLEQIVDVTALCEHIRATAVEIDTFPMAGVRVRATRVDHYAIADGDPKHGFVDISIRLRAGRTPEVKQDATQRIFDAAQSFLAPAIARHSIALSLEMRDIDPDLSPKTGSIRDHLGRSSLEVSS, from the coding sequence ATGCCCCACTTTCAGATCGAATACTCTGGAAATCTGGAACAGATCGTCGACGTCACTGCGCTATGTGAACATATTCGCGCAACCGCAGTTGAAATCGACACCTTCCCGATGGCCGGTGTCCGGGTGCGTGCCACCCGCGTAGACCACTATGCCATCGCCGATGGGGATCCCAAACATGGTTTTGTAGACATCTCGATCCGCCTGCGCGCCGGGCGTACGCCCGAGGTCAAACAAGACGCAACCCAGCGGATCTTTGACGCCGCGCAAAGCTTTCTGGCCCCCGCCATCGCCAGGCATTCCATCGCTCTTTCGCTGGAAATGCGCGACATCGACCCCGATCTTTCCCCCAAAACCGGCTCAATTCGTGACCATCTTGGCCGCTCTTCGCTGGAGGTATCCTCATGA
- a CDS encoding ATP-binding protein — protein MIFPGGKHHTKRVTLLVLGLFIIATTSLTFLGLASPGWLILLTAPIISVALVGRHAAYLTLTVSLLISISLGYLHSAGHLQTNTLNYDHHTENWLNWMVMTFALLFSGTACITLTEHLRTQWEASNIALYKQHDQMHALVEYAPEAILIYDMDLGCFITSNTRAEQILGYSRDELMQAITPKISPPFQPDGRRSRVAVSTYLRQTLAGEFPVFEWQFENKNGDMLDCEVSLARLPPLDRKLIRASVVEISARKAEIKERAKIQEQLAVSQKLEAVGKLTGGVAHDFNNLLAVTLGNLELLRDEIDDEQHKQLIEKGIAATLRGSDLTRNMLAFARKASLEPSPIDINLVVQETKNWISRTLPATISVNTSLLDGLWLVEADPSATESALLNLILNAQDAMPNGGKLTIETANIIIDKNYIDARQEELPPGRYVMLAVSDTGEGIPPEIVPDIFEPFFSTKAPGGNSGLGLSMVHGFMRQSNGTVQVYSEPGIGTTFKLFFKVAASSSEEADARPEAEPETTNHTARRILLAEDNASVLEVLIQTLQKAGYVVTAAPSGDAAKEIFEADPHFDLLITDIVMPGRLLGTGLAAELRSLAPDLPVIFMSGYASEAAVHGNGLRPEDIRLMKPVQRTDLFAAIQKALGQGTDSLDTGRG, from the coding sequence ATGATTTTTCCGGGTGGAAAACATCACACAAAGCGCGTCACTCTGCTCGTCCTTGGCCTGTTTATTATCGCGACCACCAGCCTTACCTTTCTCGGTCTGGCATCGCCCGGCTGGCTCATTCTGCTGACTGCCCCCATCATTTCAGTGGCTTTGGTGGGACGGCATGCGGCCTATCTGACGCTGACCGTTTCCCTGCTCATTTCAATCAGCCTCGGCTATCTGCATTCAGCGGGACATCTGCAGACCAATACTCTCAACTACGATCATCACACAGAAAATTGGCTCAACTGGATGGTGATGACATTCGCCCTGTTATTTAGCGGTACCGCCTGTATCACCCTAACGGAGCATCTGCGCACGCAATGGGAAGCCTCCAACATCGCGCTTTATAAACAGCATGATCAAATGCATGCCTTGGTTGAATATGCCCCGGAAGCCATATTGATATATGATATGGATCTGGGCTGCTTTATCACCAGCAACACCCGCGCGGAGCAAATTCTTGGATATTCCCGCGATGAACTTATGCAGGCAATTACCCCCAAGATAAGCCCCCCCTTCCAACCTGACGGTCGCCGCTCCCGAGTGGCGGTATCCACCTATCTTCGGCAGACCCTTGCAGGCGAGTTCCCTGTTTTTGAATGGCAGTTTGAAAACAAAAACGGAGACATGCTAGATTGTGAGGTTTCTCTGGCCCGCCTGCCGCCCCTTGATCGAAAACTCATCCGCGCCAGCGTGGTCGAAATCTCGGCCCGCAAGGCAGAGATCAAGGAACGTGCCAAGATCCAAGAACAGCTCGCGGTCTCCCAGAAACTGGAAGCAGTGGGTAAGTTGACCGGCGGCGTGGCGCATGATTTCAACAACCTTCTGGCCGTCACACTGGGAAATCTGGAGTTGCTCCGGGACGAGATTGATGACGAGCAACATAAGCAGCTCATCGAAAAGGGCATTGCCGCGACACTGCGGGGGTCGGATCTGACCCGCAACATGCTGGCCTTTGCCCGCAAGGCCAGCCTGGAGCCCAGCCCGATCGACATCAATCTGGTGGTGCAGGAAACTAAAAATTGGATCAGCCGGACCCTGCCCGCAACAATCTCCGTCAACACCTCCCTGCTTGATGGGCTTTGGCTGGTTGAAGCCGACCCCAGCGCCACCGAAAGCGCGCTTTTGAACCTGATCCTCAATGCCCAGGATGCCATGCCCAACGGTGGCAAGCTCACCATTGAAACCGCCAACATTATTATTGATAAAAACTACATTGATGCGCGCCAGGAAGAGCTGCCACCAGGGCGTTATGTGATGCTGGCGGTCAGCGATACCGGCGAGGGCATTCCCCCAGAGATCGTGCCCGATATCTTTGAGCCCTTCTTTTCGACCAAGGCCCCGGGCGGCAATTCCGGCCTGGGGCTTTCTATGGTTCACGGCTTCATGCGCCAGTCCAATGGCACTGTCCAAGTCTATTCCGAGCCAGGAATAGGCACCACCTTCAAGCTGTTCTTCAAAGTGGCAGCTTCCTCCTCAGAAGAAGCCGATGCGCGCCCCGAGGCAGAACCAGAGACAACCAACCATACCGCGCGGCGAATTTTGCTGGCAGAAGACAATGCTTCCGTTCTGGAAGTCTTGATCCAAACCCTGCAAAAGGCCGGGTATGTCGTCACGGCAGCACCGTCGGGGGACGCGGCAAAGGAAATTTTTGAAGCGGATCCTCACTTTGATCTCTTGATCACGGATATCGTCATGCCGGGTCGGCTCTTGGGCACCGGCCTTGCCGCAGAGCTGCGCAGCCTGGCCCCGGATCTGCCGGTGATTTTTATGTCAGGATACGCCAGCGAGGCTGCGGTACATGGGAACGGGCTGCGCCCCGAAGACATCCGCCTGATGAAACCCGTGCAACGCACCGATCTATTTGCTGCCATCCAAAAAGCACTGGGACAGGGCACAGATAGCCTCGATACCGGGCGCGGATGA
- a CDS encoding mannose-1-phosphate guanylyltransferase/mannose-6-phosphate isomerase, giving the protein MITPILLCGGSGTRLWPLSRKSYPKQFVPLVGETTLFQASAQRLAGAEFAAPMVLTNSDFRFIVTEQLASVGIDPGAILIEPAGRNTAPAVLAAALYLAKSDPEAVMLVAPSDHVVPDDVAFRAAVAAGAEAAKQGQIVTFGIKPTHAETGYGYLELTGDPGDFSPRAIGLKRFVEKPDAATAEVMLASGNFLWNAGIFLFSVQTILAAFAAHAADLMAPVEAAIAAGENDLGFFRLDPAAWETLDDISIDYAVMEKADNLTVVPFAAGWSDLGGWDAVWRESKADANGVVASGNATAIDCRDSLLRSEDDSLAVVGIGLQDVIAVAMPDAVLVADASRAQDVKLAVAALKEKGAKQATEFPMDHRPWGWFESLVVGERFQVKRIHVHPGAALSLQSHHHRSEHWIVVEGTAKVTVDNEVKLVTENQSVYIPLGSVHRMENPGKLPMVLIEVQTGSYLGEDDIIRYEDVYARGQGAKG; this is encoded by the coding sequence ATGATTACACCAATTTTGCTTTGCGGTGGTTCCGGCACCCGGCTTTGGCCTTTGTCGCGCAAAAGCTACCCAAAACAATTTGTGCCTCTGGTGGGGGAGACCACCCTGTTTCAGGCCTCGGCGCAGCGGCTTGCGGGGGCGGAATTTGCCGCCCCGATGGTGCTGACCAATTCTGATTTCCGCTTTATCGTGACCGAGCAACTGGCAAGCGTTGGTATTGATCCCGGCGCTATCCTGATTGAACCTGCCGGGCGCAACACCGCGCCTGCGGTTCTGGCGGCGGCGCTGTATCTGGCCAAATCTGACCCCGAAGCCGTGATGCTGGTGGCGCCCTCGGATCATGTGGTGCCTGATGATGTGGCCTTTCGTGCGGCGGTGGCCGCTGGGGCCGAGGCGGCCAAACAGGGCCAGATCGTCACCTTTGGTATCAAGCCCACCCATGCTGAAACCGGCTATGGCTATCTCGAACTCACCGGGGATCCCGGCGATTTTTCTCCCCGCGCCATTGGTCTGAAACGCTTTGTCGAGAAACCCGATGCCGCCACCGCTGAGGTGATGCTGGCCTCTGGCAATTTCTTGTGGAACGCCGGGATATTTTTGTTTTCGGTCCAGACCATCCTTGCGGCCTTTGCTGCCCATGCGGCTGATCTGATGGCGCCGGTCGAGGCGGCGATTGCAGCGGGCGAAAATGATCTTGGCTTTTTCCGGCTGGACCCCGCCGCCTGGGAGACGCTTGACGATATCTCGATCGACTATGCGGTGATGGAGAAGGCTGACAATCTGACGGTGGTGCCCTTTGCGGCAGGCTGGTCTGACCTCGGCGGTTGGGATGCGGTCTGGCGTGAAAGCAAGGCCGATGCCAATGGTGTGGTTGCCAGCGGCAACGCCACGGCAATTGATTGCCGCGACAGCCTGTTGCGGTCCGAAGATGACAGCCTGGCGGTTGTGGGCATTGGCTTGCAGGATGTGATCGCGGTGGCGATGCCGGATGCGGTGCTGGTGGCGGATGCTTCCCGCGCACAGGATGTGAAACTGGCGGTGGCTGCGCTGAAGGAAAAAGGCGCCAAGCAGGCCACCGAATTCCCGATGGATCATCGCCCCTGGGGCTGGTTTGAGAGCCTGGTGGTGGGCGAACGGTTCCAGGTGAAACGTATCCACGTGCACCCCGGCGCGGCGCTGTCGCTGCAAAGCCACCATCATCGCTCAGAGCATTGGATCGTGGTGGAAGGCACCGCCAAGGTGACGGTGGATAACGAGGTGAAACTGGTGACAGAGAACCAATCGGTTTATATCCCGCTGGGGTCGGTGCACCGGATGGAAAACCCCGGAAAACTGCCAATGGTTCTGATCGAAGTCCAGACTGGCAGCTACCTTGGGGAAGATGACATCATTCGCTACGAGGATGTCTATGCCCGTGGCCAGGGGGCCAAAGGGTAA
- a CDS encoding fumarylacetoacetate hydrolase family protein, with translation MRFATYSAEGATFFGAVTDTGMIALNDACPQWATLYDVIANQGLAELEKSAAGRPVTHRDYVFEMVLPNAPRILCVGVNFPDRNAEYKDGSAQPKYMSLFPRFASGFTGHGRNLVRPPENHTLDYEGEVAIVIGKGGRRISQDDAYDHIAALTLCNEGTIRDWVRHAKFNVTQGKNWDNSGALGPWLVPFTEARQLDEARIITRVNGEVRQDDVLSRMMFPIRREIEYISTFMTLQPGDIIITGTPTGAGARFDPPRYLKPGDVVEVEVEGIGTLRNGVEDEVLS, from the coding sequence ATGCGTTTTGCAACCTATAGCGCCGAGGGGGCGACATTCTTTGGCGCCGTCACCGACACGGGTATGATCGCGCTGAATGACGCCTGCCCACAATGGGCAACGCTTTATGATGTGATTGCCAATCAGGGCCTGGCGGAACTGGAAAAATCCGCCGCCGGCAGACCGGTGACCCACAGGGACTATGTTTTTGAGATGGTACTGCCCAATGCGCCGCGCATCCTCTGCGTTGGGGTCAACTTCCCGGATCGCAACGCCGAATACAAAGACGGCAGCGCCCAGCCAAAATACATGTCGCTTTTCCCCCGCTTTGCCAGTGGGTTCACCGGCCATGGGCGCAATCTGGTCCGGCCACCGGAAAACCACACCCTGGACTATGAGGGCGAAGTTGCCATCGTCATCGGCAAGGGTGGTCGCCGGATCAGCCAGGACGACGCCTATGACCATATCGCCGCCCTGACGCTCTGCAATGAGGGCACCATTCGCGACTGGGTGCGCCATGCCAAGTTCAACGTCACCCAAGGCAAGAACTGGGACAACTCCGGCGCGCTCGGCCCCTGGCTGGTGCCTTTCACCGAGGCCAGACAGCTGGATGAGGCCCGCATCATCACCCGTGTCAATGGCGAGGTCCGCCAGGACGATGTGCTGTCGCGAATGATGTTCCCGATCCGCCGCGAGATCGAATATATCTCCACCTTCATGACGCTACAGCCCGGCGATATCATCATCACCGGCACCCCGACGGGGGCTGGCGCCCGCTTTGATCCGCCGCGCTATCTGAAACCCGGCGATGTGGTCGAGGTTGAGGTCGAAGGCATCGGCACCCTGCGCAATGGCGTTGAGGACGAGGTGCTATCATGA
- the hpaE gene encoding 5-carboxymethyl-2-hydroxymuconate semialdehyde dehydrogenase, which yields MTALNDNISKLSGFLARFQDTGIQNRIAGEDRPGSAGTFQSTSPVDKSVICDVARGTEADIDAAAEAAKAAFPAWRDIPAVERKKILIRVAEGIEARAEEIALCECWDTGQTLRFMSKAALRGAENFRYFADQVVQARDGQHLQSPTLMNITTRKPIGPVGVITPWNTPFMLSTWKIAPALAAGCTVVHKPAEDSPLTARLLVEIAEEAGLPPGVLNTVNGYGHDAGKRLTEHPAIKAIAFVGESRTGSIITKQGADTLKRMHLELGGKNPVIVFDDADLERALDAVIFMIYSINGERCTSSSRLLVQDTIREAFEARLVERVNAIKVGHPLDPASEIGPLISQEHYTKVTSYFDIAKEDGATLAAGGTRLGDEGYFIRPTLFTDANTKMRIAQEEIFGPVLTSIPFSTEAEALELANDTQYGLTGYLWTSDLTRALRFTDQLEAGMIWVNSENVRHLPTPFGGVKASGIGRDGGDWSFDFYMEQKHIGFATGQHKITRLGA from the coding sequence ATGACTGCTCTGAACGACAACATCTCAAAGCTGAGCGGGTTTCTTGCCCGCTTTCAGGACACCGGCATCCAGAACCGGATCGCAGGCGAGGATCGCCCGGGCTCTGCGGGCACCTTTCAATCCACCTCACCAGTGGACAAATCGGTGATCTGCGATGTGGCCCGCGGCACAGAGGCCGACATTGACGCCGCCGCAGAAGCTGCCAAAGCAGCCTTCCCCGCCTGGCGCGACATCCCCGCAGTTGAGCGCAAAAAAATCCTGATCCGCGTCGCCGAAGGCATCGAAGCCCGCGCCGAAGAAATTGCCCTGTGCGAATGCTGGGACACCGGCCAGACCCTGCGCTTCATGTCCAAGGCCGCCCTGCGCGGCGCCGAAAACTTCCGCTATTTTGCCGATCAGGTGGTGCAGGCCCGTGACGGCCAGCACCTGCAATCGCCCACCTTGATGAATATCACCACCCGCAAACCCATCGGCCCGGTTGGCGTCATCACCCCCTGGAACACCCCCTTCATGCTGTCCACCTGGAAAATCGCCCCGGCCCTCGCAGCGGGCTGCACCGTGGTCCACAAACCCGCCGAAGACAGCCCGCTGACCGCCCGCCTCCTGGTTGAAATCGCCGAAGAGGCCGGCCTGCCCCCCGGCGTGCTCAACACCGTCAACGGCTATGGCCACGACGCAGGCAAACGCCTGACCGAACACCCCGCAATCAAGGCCATCGCCTTTGTCGGCGAAAGCCGCACCGGGTCGATCATCACCAAACAGGGTGCCGATACACTCAAGCGCATGCACCTGGAACTGGGCGGTAAAAACCCGGTCATCGTCTTTGACGATGCTGATCTGGAGCGAGCGCTGGATGCGGTGATCTTCATGATCTATTCCATCAACGGCGAACGCTGTACCTCCTCCTCGCGCCTGCTGGTGCAGGATACTATCCGCGAAGCCTTCGAAGCCCGGCTGGTTGAGCGCGTCAACGCCATCAAGGTTGGCCACCCGCTGGATCCCGCCAGCGAAATTGGCCCTTTGATCAGCCAAGAGCACTACACCAAGGTGACCTCCTATTTTGACATCGCCAAGGAAGACGGCGCCACCCTGGCCGCTGGCGGAACCAGACTGGGGGATGAGGGCTATTTTATCCGCCCCACCCTCTTCACCGATGCCAACACCAAGATGCGCATCGCCCAGGAAGAAATTTTTGGCCCGGTGCTGACCTCGATCCCCTTCAGCACAGAAGCAGAGGCGCTTGAGCTGGCCAATGACACCCAATACGGCCTCACCGGCTATCTCTGGACCAGCGACCTCACCCGCGCCCTGCGCTTCACCGACCAGCTTGAGGCCGGCATGATCTGGGTGAACTCGGAAAACGTCCGCCACCTGCCCACCCCCTTTGGCGGGGTCAAGGCCAGCGGCATCGGCCGCGATGGCGGCGACTGGAGCTTTGACTTCTACATGGAGCAAAAACACATCGGCTTTGCCACCGGCCAACACAAGATCACCCGCCTCGGCGCATGA
- the hpaD gene encoding 3,4-dihydroxyphenylacetate 2,3-dioxygenase, with amino-acid sequence MGEIVLAAKMTHVPTMLMSEQDGPVKGTRQAAIDGHAEIARRAKALGATTVVICDTHWVINAGFHINANKRFEGLFTSNEFPQFIQDLPYGYDGNPALGEAIAKAATDRGAYTLCHQLDSLELEYGTLVPMRFMSREHDMKVVSVAAWATVHDHDESRIVGEAIREAVEASDEKVLLVASGSLSHKIWANKDYAANNGTFTISSEFNRQMDLHVLEMWKQGDHATFLKMLGEYAQFCCGEGSMHDTAMLYGALGWDTYTGKCEVVTEYFPSSGTGQTNVIFPV; translated from the coding sequence ATGGGAGAGATCGTACTTGCCGCCAAAATGACCCATGTCCCAACCATGCTCATGTCCGAGCAGGACGGGCCGGTCAAAGGCACACGTCAGGCCGCCATTGACGGTCACGCCGAAATCGCCCGCCGCGCCAAGGCGCTTGGCGCCACCACCGTGGTGATCTGCGACACCCATTGGGTGATCAACGCAGGCTTTCACATCAATGCCAACAAACGCTTTGAAGGCCTGTTCACCTCGAACGAATTCCCCCAGTTCATTCAGGACCTGCCCTATGGCTACGATGGCAACCCGGCCCTGGGCGAGGCCATCGCCAAAGCCGCCACTGACAGGGGCGCCTATACGCTCTGCCATCAACTCGACAGTCTGGAGTTGGAATATGGCACCCTGGTGCCGATGCGCTTCATGAGCCGCGAACATGACATGAAGGTGGTCTCGGTGGCCGCCTGGGCCACAGTGCATGACCACGACGAGAGCCGCATTGTCGGCGAAGCGATCCGCGAAGCGGTTGAGGCCTCGGATGAAAAGGTTCTGCTGGTGGCCTCTGGCAGTCTCAGCCACAAGATCTGGGCCAACAAGGACTATGCCGCCAACAATGGCACCTTTACCATCTCCTCCGAATTCAACCGTCAGATGGATCTGCATGTGCTGGAGATGTGGAAACAGGGCGACCATGCCACGTTCTTGAAAATGCTGGGCGAATATGCCCAATTCTGCTGTGGCGAAGGCTCGATGCATGACACGGCGATGCTCTATGGGGCGCTTGGCTGGGACACATACACCGGCAAATGCGAAGTGGTGACGGAGTATTTTCCATCCTCCGGCACTGGCCAGACCAATGTGATCTTCCCGGTCTGA
- a CDS encoding DUF983 domain-containing protein, with amino-acid sequence MAIPKMTQDSSTVTTAPKQALSDQTVLRPWKPAALRGLRLRCPSCGEGKLLQGYLKVKHSCDNCGQELYHNRADDGPAYLTILLVGHLLGFALHITYTQFRPDPFTLALIMSLVTILSSLLLLPRMKGLVVAYQWAKRMHGF; translated from the coding sequence ATGGCGATACCCAAGATGACCCAAGACAGCAGCACAGTGACAACCGCCCCCAAGCAAGCATTGTCTGATCAAACAGTGCTGCGCCCCTGGAAACCTGCCGCATTGCGCGGCTTGCGACTGCGTTGCCCCAGCTGCGGCGAAGGCAAGCTGCTGCAAGGCTATCTGAAAGTGAAACACAGCTGCGACAACTGCGGCCAGGAGCTCTATCACAATCGCGCTGACGACGGCCCGGCCTATCTGACCATTTTGCTGGTCGGGCACCTGCTCGGCTTTGCGCTTCACATCACTTACACGCAGTTTCGGCCTGACCCTTTCACCCTGGCATTGATCATGTCGCTGGTGACCATATTGAGCTCTCTTTTGTTATTGCCGCGAATGAAGGGTCTTGTGGTTGCCTATCAATGGGCCAAACGCATGCACGGCTTTTAG